A part of Sus scrofa isolate TJ Tabasco breed Duroc chromosome 15, Sscrofa11.1, whole genome shotgun sequence genomic DNA contains:
- the LOC100738548 gene encoding LOW QUALITY PROTEIN: Krueppel-like factor 17 (The sequence of the model RefSeq protein was modified relative to this genomic sequence to represent the inferred CDS: substituted 1 base at 1 genomic stop codon) produces the protein MCSRSQAEMEQGAEGLSQWPVALHQLTEDTEKSLSILDMSSSPGSGGVHTSWNHGPSGTQQVPQCTELERMSLASAQAPRQNACEMGQQFSMSLPEHGVSYCSQMTFTASQMIYSQAMSPSQPGMGVFKGSQAMPLGEPSISSVGVTFSGNLSMPPSGLPVSPPSGIPMMSHNGMPTVPYSGLPTVLSNGDSLTPKMFLDPTMPSTEVQAVFPSLAQMLPSRDPQDFGMPPAGSPSLLALESQGSLASQPVSQEDFPKHRLCAPWTEAQNSRAQERASRRSSPISRLYHSKYENCGKAYMKCSHLVSHQRKHTGDRPYKCTWEACTWSFFHSLELGRHTXIHTRYRPHKCDQCSQQFMRSDHLRQHQRTHMQMPRSPDLKADNGHRAGPLPAPHL, from the coding sequence ATGTGCAGCAGATCCCAGGCTGAGATGGAGCAGGGGGCCGAGGGCCTGAGCCAGTGGCCTGTGGCTCTGCACCAGCTTACAGAGGACACTGAGAAGTCACTGTCCATCTTGGACATGTCTTCATCTCCAGGAAGCGGTGGAGTGCACACCTCTTGGAACCATGGCCCATCAGGCACTCAGCAGGTTCCTCAGTGCACAGAGCTGGAGAGGATGTCCTTGGCCTCTGCTCAGGCACCCAGGCAGAATGCCTGTGAAATGGGGCAGCAGTTCAGTATGTCACTTCCTGAGCATGGTGTGAGCTACTGCTCTCAAATGACTTTCACTGCTTCCCAGATGATTTACAGTCAGGCAATGTCTCCTTCCCAGCCAGGAATGGGGGTTTTCAAGGGCTCCCAGGCAATGCCCTTAGGAGAGCCCAGTATTTCAAGTGTGGGTGTGACCTTCAGTGGGAATCTAAGCATGCCCCCCAGTGGGCTGCCAGTCTCACCTCCCAGTGGAATCCCAATGATGTCCCACAATGGAATGCCAACAGTGCCTTATTCTGGCCTCCCAACAGTACTTTCCAACGGAGACTCTTTAACACCTAAAATGTTTTTGGATCCAACCATGCCTTCCACTGAGGTTCAGGCAGTATTCCCCTCTTTGGCCCAGATGTTGCCCTCTAGAGATCCTCAGGACTTTGGAATGCCCCCAGCTGGATCTCCATCACTGCTGGCTTTGGAATCCCAGGGCTCTCTTGCGAGCCAGCCAGTCTCCCAGGAAGACTTTCCTAAGCACCGCTTATGTGCACCATGGACAGAGGCACAGAATTCCAGGGCCCAAGAAAGGGCTTCCAGGAGGAGCTCTCCCATTTCAAGGCTTTACCATAGTAAGTACGAGAACTGCGGCAAAGCTTATATGAAGTGCTCCCACCTCGTGAGTCACCAACGCAAACACACAGGTGACAGACCCTATAAATGCACGTGGGAAGCCTGTACCTGGTCCTTTTTCCATTCCCTTGAACTTGGAAGGCATACTTGAATACACACCAGATATCGACCACATAAATGTGACCAGTGCAGCCAACAGTTCATGAGATCTGACCATCTCAGGCAACATCAGAGGACTCATATGCAGATGCCAAGATCCCCAGACCTGAAGGCAGACAATGGACATAGGGCCGGTCCTCTTCCTGCTCCTCATCTTTAG